In one window of Xiphophorus hellerii strain 12219 chromosome 23, Xiphophorus_hellerii-4.1, whole genome shotgun sequence DNA:
- the LOC116714098 gene encoding uncharacterized protein LOC116714098, which yields MLFLFYAVLTFNFAFCTENNFEVKTVTAGQNVNLSCPLQTSALYQETLYWIRLVSGNWPEFLGATFNFEYYEESKIPRIQTKQEEGEFLLHINDAKRNDTGLYYCVKIRQLDFIFMNGTFLQIRGKESDVTVFLEDSPSFAIQSETQETLQCSVLSYSERKTCPADNRVYWFKAGSDYSHPNLLYLQENSGDECERIPETPSAQKCFYNFSETSDAGIYSCAVAACGQILFGNGAKRLGPNSEDFSKILLPSLCSALVISLVVIWWLIYKIKKKKCGCCNGPATSPGDYQSQQREQNLVYSAPTFNKNKAKKGERRNVKTGQEETVYTDVKTFR from the exons ATGCTTTTCCTATTTTATGCAGTGCTCACGTTCAATTTTGCAT tttgcacagaaaataattttgaggTAAAAACTGTGACTGCTGGACAAAATGTGAACCTAAGCTGTCCTCTCCAGACCTCTGCTCTCTACCAAGAAACTCTGTACTGGATCCGACTGGTTTCTGGAAACTGGCCAGAATTTCTTGGAGCAACATTTAACTTTGAGTATTATGAAGAGTCAAAGATTCCTCGAATTCAAACCAAACAAGAGGAAGGAGAATTTCTTCTTCATATTAATGACGCTAAGCGAAACGACACTGGACTTTACTACTGTGTTAAAATCAGACAACTTGACTTCATATTTATGAATGGAACATTTCTACAAATTAGAG gaaaagAATCAGATGTAACTGTTTTTCTGGAGGATTCTCCATCTTTTGCTATTCAGTCAGAGACCCAAGAGACTCTGCAGTGTTCAGTTCTCTCTTACTCTGAGAGGAAAACATGTCCAGCAGATAACAGGGTGTACTGGTTCAAAGCTGGATCAGATTATTCTCATCCCAATTTACTCTATTTACAAGAAAACAGTGGCGATGAGTGTGAAAGGATTCCTGAAACTCCTTctgcacaaaaatgtttctacaaCTTTTCGGAGACCTCTGATGCTGGGATTTATAGCTGCGCTGTGGCTGCATGTGGACAGATATTATTTGGAAACGGAGCAAAACGTCTTG gTCCCAACTCAGAggatttttccaaaatattacTTCCTTCCTTGTGCTCGGCTTTGGTCATAAGTCTTGTTGTAATATGGTGGCTCATTTATaaaatcaagaagaaaaaatgtggCTGTTGCAATG GTCCGGCAACAAGTCCTGGTGATTATCAAAGTCAACAG AGAGAACAGAATTTGGTTTATTCTGCACCAACATTTAACAAGAACAAAgctaaaaaaggagaaagaaggaACGTTAAAACGGGTCAAGAGGAGACGGTCTACACTGATGTTAAAACATTTCGATAG
- the LOC116714097 gene encoding uncharacterized protein LOC116714097 isoform X1, translated as MKPLMWVNMKMQFLFYALLTLTFGFCSDQLKIEVKTVTAGQNVTLNCPRQTSALYRETFYWIQLVSGNWPEFLGATANFKTDDVSKIPHVQTKQEEGEFHLHINEAKRNDTGLYYCIKVRQLDFIFMKGTLLKIKGQESEIIDIIQDPPSGSLNAENSDTLQCSVLSDSEKKSCPADNRVYWFKAGSDNSPPSLLYLQGISGDECESSPKAPSAQKCFYNFSENSDSGIYHCAVAACGQILFGNGAKLGGANSMDFSKIFLPLLCSALVISLVVISWLIYKIKKKKCGCCNGPATSGGDNPSQSEENHLVYSAPTFNKNKAKKGERRNVRTAQEETVYTDVKTFR; from the exons ATGAAGCCGCTAATGTGGGTTAATATGAAAATGCAATTCTTGTTTTATGCATTACTCACGCTCACATTTGGAT tttgcAGTGACCAATTGAAGATTGAGGTAAAGACTGTGACTGCTGGACAAAATGTGACCCTAAACTGTCCTCGCCAGACCTCCGCTCTCTACCGAGAAACTTTTTACTGGATCCAACTTGTTTCTGGAAACTGGCCTGAATTTCTTGGAGCAACAGCTAATTTCAAGACTGACGATGTTTCCAAGATTCCTCATGTTCAGACCAAACAAGAGGAAGGAGAATTTCATCTTCATATTAATGAAGCTAAGCGAAACGACACTGGACTTTACTACTGTATTAAAGTCAGACAACTTGACTTCATATTTATGAAAGGAACACTTTTGaaaattaaag GTCAGGAATCAGAAATCATTGACATCATTCAGGATCCTCCATCTGGCTCACTCAATGCAGAAAACTCAGACACTCTGCAGTGTTCAGTTCTCTCAGACTCTGAGAAGAAATCATGTCCAGCTGATAACAGGGTGTACTGGTTCAAAGCTGGATCAGATAATTCTCCTCCCAGTTTACTTTATCTACAAGGAATCAGTGGAGATGAGTGTGAAAGCAGTCCTAAAGCTCCGTCGGCACAGAAATGTTTCTACAATTTTTCAGAGAACTCTGACAGTGGGATTTATCACTGCGCTGTGGCTGCATGTGGACAGATATTATTTGGAAACGGAGCAAAACTTGGGG GTGCCAACTCTATggatttttccaaaatatttcttcctttattGTGCTCGGCTTTAGTTATAAGTCTTGTTGTAATATCTTGGCTCATTTATAAAATCAAGAAGAAAAAGTGTGGCTGTTGCAATG GTCCGGCAACAAGTGGTGGTGACAACCCAAGTCAG AGTGAAGAAAACCATTTGGTTTATTCTGCACCAACATTCAACAAGAACAAAgctaaaaaaggagaaagaaggaACGTAAGAACAGCGCAGGAGGAGACGGTCTACACTGACGTTAAAACATTTCGATAG
- the LOC116714097 gene encoding uncharacterized protein LOC116714097 isoform X2, with translation MDLFPVCSDQLKIEVKTVTAGQNVTLNCPRQTSALYRETFYWIQLVSGNWPEFLGATANFKTDDVSKIPHVQTKQEEGEFHLHINEAKRNDTGLYYCIKVRQLDFIFMKGTLLKIKGQESEIIDIIQDPPSGSLNAENSDTLQCSVLSDSEKKSCPADNRVYWFKAGSDNSPPSLLYLQGISGDECESSPKAPSAQKCFYNFSENSDSGIYHCAVAACGQILFGNGAKLGGANSMDFSKIFLPLLCSALVISLVVISWLIYKIKKKKCGCCNGPATSGGDNPSQSEENHLVYSAPTFNKNKAKKGERRNVRTAQEETVYTDVKTFR, from the exons AtggatttatttccagtttgcAGTGACCAATTGAAGATTGAGGTAAAGACTGTGACTGCTGGACAAAATGTGACCCTAAACTGTCCTCGCCAGACCTCCGCTCTCTACCGAGAAACTTTTTACTGGATCCAACTTGTTTCTGGAAACTGGCCTGAATTTCTTGGAGCAACAGCTAATTTCAAGACTGACGATGTTTCCAAGATTCCTCATGTTCAGACCAAACAAGAGGAAGGAGAATTTCATCTTCATATTAATGAAGCTAAGCGAAACGACACTGGACTTTACTACTGTATTAAAGTCAGACAACTTGACTTCATATTTATGAAAGGAACACTTTTGaaaattaaag GTCAGGAATCAGAAATCATTGACATCATTCAGGATCCTCCATCTGGCTCACTCAATGCAGAAAACTCAGACACTCTGCAGTGTTCAGTTCTCTCAGACTCTGAGAAGAAATCATGTCCAGCTGATAACAGGGTGTACTGGTTCAAAGCTGGATCAGATAATTCTCCTCCCAGTTTACTTTATCTACAAGGAATCAGTGGAGATGAGTGTGAAAGCAGTCCTAAAGCTCCGTCGGCACAGAAATGTTTCTACAATTTTTCAGAGAACTCTGACAGTGGGATTTATCACTGCGCTGTGGCTGCATGTGGACAGATATTATTTGGAAACGGAGCAAAACTTGGGG GTGCCAACTCTATggatttttccaaaatatttcttcctttattGTGCTCGGCTTTAGTTATAAGTCTTGTTGTAATATCTTGGCTCATTTATAAAATCAAGAAGAAAAAGTGTGGCTGTTGCAATG GTCCGGCAACAAGTGGTGGTGACAACCCAAGTCAG AGTGAAGAAAACCATTTGGTTTATTCTGCACCAACATTCAACAAGAACAAAgctaaaaaaggagaaagaaggaACGTAAGAACAGCGCAGGAGGAGACGGTCTACACTGACGTTAAAACATTTCGATAG
- the LOC116714053 gene encoding uncharacterized protein LOC116714053 yields the protein MKLLWLALILLHQGHALVPVTIVQLGDTVTLKCSFPEKKTSSSSELHWYKQSAGNALELILKLMENTRPTYGPEFLGSRLTATYTKKISNLTIVKTTEGDEGMYHCAVIDWNKNIWQGTYLLIQGNTVVSSNYTVVQTSTISKPVHPGGPVTLQCSVLSSSDSKKCSGDLNLFWVRAGDKSLPNFIYTDGNRENKCEEKLDSQQRCVYNFSKTVNASDATFYCAVATCGEIYFGNGTNIDIKESSLWSQDARKVIILLSAALAISLVVIALLIYFSLKNKCVHCTADSELQKNISRQKPQERCKDGWIYSAAIFTTIKSDWAGLKKEAEKERIYAAVEAFGLN from the exons ATGAAACTTTTATGGCTCGCACTGATCCTCCTGCACCAAGGAC ATGCCTTGGTTCCAGTGACCATCGTTCAGCTCGGAGACACTGTAACTTTGAAATGctcttttccagaaaaaaagacGAGCAGCAGTAGTGAACTTCACTGGTACAAACAAAGTGCAGGAAATGCACTGGAATTAATTTTGAAGCTGATGGAAAATACCAGGCCTACTTATGGACCTGAATTTTTGGGCTCAAGACTGACTGCAAcatatacaaagaaaattagCAATCTGACGATTGTTAAGACGACTGAAGGAGATGAAGGCATGTATCACTGCGCTGTGATTGACTGGAACAAGAACATTTGGCAAGGGACCTATTTGCTAATACaag GAAACACTGTGGTGTCTTCAAATTACACAGTTGTTCAGACGTCAACAATATCAAAACCAGTTCATCCAGGAGGCCCAGTGACTCTTCAGTGTTCGGTCCTCTCTAGCTCTGACAGCAAGAAATGTTCAGGAGATCTGAATTTGTTCTGGGTAAGAGCCGGAGACAAATCTCTTCCAAACTTCATCTACACTGAcggaaacagagaaaacaaatgtgaaGAGAAACTGGACTCTCAGCAGAGATGTGTGTATAACTTCTCTAAGACGGTCAATGCCTCTGATGCGACTTTCTACTGTGCTGTGGCCACATGTGGAGAGATATATTTTGGAAATGGAACCAATATTGATATTAAAG AATCCAGCTTGTGGTCCCAGGATGCTAGAAAAGTCATTATtcttctctctgctgctctggCAATAAGTCTGGTTGTGATCGCTCTTCTTATTTACTTCagcctgaaaaataaatgtgttcacTGTACAG CTGATTCAGAgttgcagaaaaacatcagcagaCAGAAACCTCAAGAG AGATGtaaggatggatggatttacTCTGCAGCCATCTTTACTACAATAAAGTCTGACTGGGCAGGACTGaagaaagaagcagagaaagagaggatCTACGCCGCTGTTGAAGCTTTTGGATTAAATTGA
- the LOC116714054 gene encoding uncharacterized protein LOC116714054 — protein sequence MILLWVTLLLLHQGYGLVPVITAHLGETTTLTCKLPDTKDRRNKLFWYRQTAGHSLEVVVKLISLANPEYGAGYSDSRVKAVLTDNVSNLTILKAAQEDEGMYHCGFSDWSQNVWRGTYLLIKGNTVVSSNYTVVQTPTISKPVHPGGPVTLQCSVLSSSDSKKCSGDLNLFWVRAGDKSLPNYIYTDGNRENKCEEKLDSQQRCVYNFSKTVNASDATFYCAVATCGEIYFGDGTNMDIKESSLWSQDARKVIILLSAALAVSLVVIALLIYFSLKNKCVHCTADSELQKNISRQKPQKRCKDGWIYSAAIFTTIKSDWAGLKKEAEKERIYAAVEAFGLN from the exons ATGATTCTGTTATGGGTCACACTTCTTCTCCTTCATCAAGGAT ATGGTTTGGTTCCAGTGATCACAGCTCATCTTggtgaaacaacaacacttACATGCAAGTTGCCCGATACTAAAGACAGACGTAATAAACTTTTTTGGTACAGGCAAACTGCAGGACATTCTCTGGAAGTAGTTGTAAAGCTCATAAGTCTTGCAAACCCAGAGTATGGAGCAGGTTATTCTGACTCGAGAGTAAAAGCTGTACTTACTGACAACGTGAGCAACCTGACCATTTTAAAAGCAGCTCAAGAAGATGAAGGAATGTATCACTGTGGCTTTAGCGACTGGAGCCAAAATGTTTGGCGGGGGACCTACTTGTTAATAAAAG GAAACACTGTGGTGTCTTCAAATTACACAGTTGTTCAGACGCCAACAATATCAAAACCAGTTCATCCAGGAGGCCCAGTGACTCTTCAGTGTTCGGTCCTCTCTAGCTCTGACAGCAAGAAATGTTCAGGAGATCTGAATTTGTTCTGGGTAAGAGCAGGAGACAAATCTCTTCCAAACTACATCTATACTGAtggaaacagagaaaacaaatgtgaaGAGAAACTGGACTCTCAGCAGAGATGTGTGTATAACTTCTCTAAGACGGTCAATGCCTCTGATGCGACTTTCTACTGTGCTGTGGCCACATGTGGAGAGATATATTTTGGAGATGGAACCAATATGGATATTAAAG AATCCAGCTTGTGGTCCCAGGATGCTAGAAAAGTCATTATtcttctctctgctgctctggCAGTAAGTCTGGTTGTGATCGCTCTTCTTATTTACTTCagcctgaaaaataaatgtgttcacTGTACAG CTGATTCAGAgttgcagaaaaacatcagcagacagaaacctcaaaag aGATGtaaggatggatggatttacTCTGCAGCCATCTTTACTACAATAAAGTCTGACTGGGCAGGACTGaagaaagaagcagagaaagagaggatCTACGCCGCTGTTGAAGCTTTTGGATTAAATTGA